One Hugenholtzia roseola DSM 9546 DNA segment encodes these proteins:
- a CDS encoding AMP-binding protein gives MEKIWLKNYPSLVPHQIDPERYASLIELIEESIEKYADKVAYIHMGVEMTYRQIGEQSAHFAAFLQKELQLKKGDRIAIQMPNVLQYPIALFGAIRAGLVVVNTNPLYTPREMEHQFSDAGVKALVVLANFADRLEKVLDKTPVEHVIITEVGDMMPFFRRTLTNFVVKNVKKMVPAYHLPKAIPFRYALAKGRQHALTPIKVDKNENAFIQYTGGTTGVAKGAELTHRNVIANAEQIKAWMSGKLIEGQELIITPLPMYHIFSLTVNTFIFFAYGAKNLLITNPRDLDALVKDFKKYPITAMTGVNTLFNAIANHPEVGNVDFSHLKIAIAGATALQNAVAQKWKETTGCAVLEGFGLTECSPVVSCNPLDGNEQVGTIGLPLPSTEVMLADDNGEEVAEGERGELWVRGPQVMKGYWKRPEATADMITPEGWLKTGDVAIIQPDGFLKIVDRKKDMILVSGFNVYPNEVEDVIVGHPKVMEVAAIGIPDDKSGEAVKVFVIKKDESLTKDELKAYCQEHLTGYKIPKHYEFRTELPKSPVGKILRKDLKAEEAAKIKA, from the coding sequence ATGGAAAAAATCTGGCTGAAAAACTATCCTTCTCTTGTTCCGCATCAAATTGACCCTGAACGCTATGCCTCTCTGATTGAACTTATAGAGGAAAGCATAGAAAAATATGCCGATAAGGTCGCCTACATTCACATGGGCGTAGAAATGACCTACCGCCAAATTGGAGAACAGTCGGCGCACTTTGCCGCTTTTTTACAAAAAGAATTACAACTCAAAAAGGGCGACCGCATTGCGATTCAGATGCCCAACGTCTTGCAATATCCTATCGCGCTCTTTGGGGCAATTCGCGCAGGCTTGGTAGTAGTCAATACCAATCCGCTTTATACGCCACGCGAGATGGAGCATCAATTTTCAGATGCAGGGGTGAAAGCCTTAGTCGTGTTAGCAAATTTTGCCGATAGGTTGGAAAAGGTTTTAGACAAGACTCCCGTAGAGCATGTCATTATTACAGAGGTAGGCGATATGATGCCTTTTTTCAGACGCACCCTGACAAATTTTGTGGTTAAGAATGTCAAAAAAATGGTGCCTGCCTATCATTTGCCCAAAGCAATCCCCTTCCGATACGCCTTAGCCAAAGGCAGACAGCATGCCCTTACCCCTATCAAAGTAGATAAAAATGAAAACGCCTTTATCCAATACACAGGCGGCACAACGGGCGTAGCCAAAGGCGCGGAACTTACCCATAGAAATGTCATTGCAAATGCCGAGCAAATCAAGGCTTGGATGTCGGGCAAACTCATCGAGGGGCAGGAACTTATCATCACGCCGCTGCCGATGTATCACATTTTTTCGCTTACGGTTAATACTTTTATCTTTTTTGCTTATGGTGCAAAAAATTTGCTTATCACAAATCCACGCGATTTAGACGCGCTGGTGAAAGATTTTAAAAAGTACCCCATTACGGCTATGACGGGCGTAAATACGCTTTTCAATGCCATTGCTAATCACCCCGAAGTGGGAAATGTAGATTTTAGCCACCTCAAAATTGCGATTGCAGGCGCGACGGCTCTGCAAAATGCAGTGGCGCAAAAGTGGAAAGAAACCACAGGCTGCGCCGTTTTAGAAGGCTTCGGACTTACCGAGTGTTCGCCTGTGGTGAGCTGCAATCCCTTAGACGGCAACGAGCAAGTGGGTACAATCGGCTTGCCCCTGCCTTCCACAGAGGTCATGTTGGCAGACGACAACGGCGAAGAAGTTGCCGAAGGTGAGCGCGGCGAACTTTGGGTGCGCGGTCCGCAAGTGATGAAAGGGTATTGGAAACGCCCCGAAGCGACTGCCGATATGATTACGCCCGAAGGGTGGCTCAAAACAGGCGACGTTGCCATTATTCAACCCGATGGCTTCCTCAAAATTGTAGATAGGAAAAAAGATATGATTTTGGTTTCTGGTTTCAATGTCTATCCCAACGAAGTAGAAGATGTGATTGTCGGACACCCCAAGGTAATGGAAGTGGCTGCAATAGGGATTCCCGACGACAAGTCAGGCGAAGCCGTCAAGGTCTTTGTCATCAAAAAAGATGAAAGCCTGACCAAAGACGAACTCAAAGCCTACTGCCAAGAACACCTCACAGGCTATAAAATCCCTAAGCATTACGAATTTAGAACCGAATTGCCCAAATCGCCCGTAGGTAAGATTTTGCGCAAAGACCTAAAAGCCGAAGAAGCCGCTAAAATAAAGGCGTAG
- a CDS encoding NRDE family protein yields the protein MCTLTYLPLEGQNFILTSNRDELRTRPIALPPALRKVENKELLFAQDPQAAGTWLGLNRQGDCICLLNGAFERHTRRPPYRKSRGLLVLEALVWANTEAFLAQDFEGIEPFTLVWIESDKKQNKNAQSPEYQHLTKTKLNLHEIRWDGETLHQTQKDPDKPHIWSSATLYSPSVQNERETFFAQHFSQKELSEISDKVAEKIIKFHLLGQNLEKVEYEAEFCCEKKQFPPIFMNRKEGQTVSTTQIHAFLRPALDAPQRYQILYRDWLQAQNQTQMTWEVSNSNF from the coding sequence ATGTGTACGCTCACCTACCTGCCCCTCGAAGGGCAAAACTTTATCCTGACCTCGAATCGCGACGAACTTCGGACGCGCCCAATCGCCCTACCGCCTGCCCTGCGCAAGGTAGAAAACAAGGAACTACTTTTTGCACAAGACCCACAAGCCGCTGGCACTTGGTTAGGGCTTAATCGTCAAGGCGATTGCATCTGCCTGCTCAATGGTGCATTCGAAAGGCACACGCGCCGCCCGCCCTATCGCAAAAGTAGGGGACTTTTGGTATTAGAAGCCCTTGTTTGGGCAAATACAGAAGCCTTTTTAGCACAAGACTTCGAAGGCATCGAACCTTTCACTTTGGTTTGGATAGAATCTGACAAAAAGCAAAACAAAAATGCACAAAGTCCTGAATATCAACATCTTACAAAAACAAAATTAAACCTACACGAAATAAGATGGGACGGCGAAACTTTGCACCAAACCCAAAAAGACCCCGATAAGCCTCATATCTGGTCTTCTGCTACACTCTATTCGCCTTCGGTACAAAATGAACGCGAAACCTTTTTTGCTCAACATTTTTCTCAAAAGGAACTATCTGAAATATCAGATAAGGTAGCGGAAAAGATAATAAAGTTTCACCTTTTAGGACAAAACTTAGAAAAAGTAGAGTACGAAGCTGAATTTTGTTGTGAAAAGAAACAGTTTCCCCCTATCTTTATGAACAGAAAAGAAGGACAGACCGTTAGTACGACACAGATTCACGCTTTTTTGCGTCCTGCTCTCGATGCCCCCCAACGCTACCAAATCTTGTATCGCGATTGGTTGCAGGCTCAAAATCAGACCCAAATGACTTGGGAAGTTTCGAATTCTAATTTTTAA
- a CDS encoding S41 family peptidase, translated as MKKEHKIPTKKTRGSAKFAASLLSRYPLALLLVLLFITSITSCRKDDEPQPDTNPMAATNRSIYDLMKEWYYWYEELPDIDPAEYESPEALVEALRYRPLDRWSYATTVEEYERYYQAGEYFGYGYSSAWDSERNLYVLFAYCNSAAGRAGWQRGDKILRINGKRVQEIADISAELGANQAGIITNFTIEREGVEMEYALEKGTVQINSVLYREVVPYQGRRVAHLVFKAFIEPSEAELNEAFAYFEAQGANELVLDLRYNGGGRLSIAQQLVQLIAPPNANGQVFMTIDHNDKKQDQNSIYRFESTPNSLNLNKVAIITAGGTASASETIINGLRPYMEVKVVGTKTYGKPVGSYGWRIGQTHVVLPIAFRVVNAVGVADYFEGIEVDIPAPDDYTRNFNDLEEGSLQTALNYIVGNPVGSGRVEIQPLRYSTEWKGLAEEIGAY; from the coding sequence ATGAAAAAAGAACACAAGATACCCACAAAAAAAACAAGAGGCAGTGCCAAATTTGCGGCAAGCCTGCTTTCACGCTACCCCCTTGCCCTGCTGCTGGTGCTGCTTTTTATTACGAGTATCACAAGTTGTAGGAAAGACGACGAGCCACAGCCCGACACAAATCCGATGGCTGCGACGAATCGTTCTATTTATGATTTGATGAAAGAGTGGTATTATTGGTATGAAGAATTACCCGACATAGACCCTGCCGAATACGAAAGCCCCGAAGCCTTAGTAGAGGCTCTGCGCTACCGCCCACTCGATAGGTGGTCTTATGCCACAACGGTAGAAGAATACGAACGCTACTATCAGGCAGGCGAATATTTTGGCTATGGTTATAGCTCTGCTTGGGATAGTGAGCGCAATCTTTATGTACTTTTCGCCTATTGCAATTCAGCGGCAGGCAGGGCAGGTTGGCAGCGCGGCGACAAAATCCTGCGCATCAATGGCAAGCGCGTGCAAGAAATTGCCGACATCAGTGCCGAATTGGGTGCAAATCAGGCAGGTATCATCACCAACTTTACCATCGAGCGCGAGGGCGTAGAGATGGAATATGCCTTAGAAAAGGGTACGGTACAAATCAATTCCGTTTTGTATCGCGAGGTCGTCCCCTATCAGGGCAGACGAGTGGCGCACTTGGTTTTCAAAGCCTTTATCGAGCCTTCCGAAGCAGAGCTAAATGAAGCCTTTGCCTATTTCGAGGCGCAGGGTGCAAATGAATTAGTCCTCGATTTGCGCTACAATGGCGGCGGCAGATTGAGCATTGCCCAACAGCTTGTCCAGCTTATTGCCCCCCCCAACGCAAACGGACAAGTCTTTATGACCATCGACCATAACGATAAAAAACAAGACCAAAATAGCATCTATCGCTTTGAAAGCACCCCTAATAGCTTGAATTTGAACAAGGTAGCGATTATTACCGCAGGAGGCACTGCTTCGGCAAGTGAAACTATCATCAATGGTTTGCGCCCTTATATGGAAGTCAAAGTCGTTGGAACAAAGACTTATGGCAAACCCGTAGGCTCGTATGGCTGGCGCATTGGTCAGACCCATGTGGTGCTGCCGATTGCCTTTCGGGTAGTCAATGCCGTAGGCGTAGCCGATTATTTCGAGGGTATAGAAGTAGATATTCCTGCCCCCGACGACTACACACGCAATTTCAACGACTTAGAAGAAGGCTCACTACAAACGGCACTCAACTATATCGTAGGCAATCCCGTAGGTAGCGGCAGAGTGGAGATTCAGCCCCTTCGCTACTCGACAGAGTGGAAAGGCTTGGCAGAAGAAATTGGGGCTTATTAA
- a CDS encoding 7TM diverse intracellular signaling domain-containing protein has translation MMSNFCKKINLNVLIFIGTLFVGLILQKDAQGQHLVSPLQMLNPDSTYHLAKNLHFFPSPDGKEKIEQVSDSAFFAANFGDTLILEEKHQYIWLYFEVENLTPQRRWYLQADQYKAFLYQQIAPQKWKEQIFGFNTTWEEAANIFSKYDLPLVLEKGKNAFFLKAEIENCGCSFDFHQRRARAFFIEAEPKILSFYAKQYLFEIFVLSGILFLLIYNFFIGIYTRSLTYIFYTLTTVGFWFYILIGSNLFRNSYLNWFDYKNILIYLMNISVSCAAIFFILFALSFFRFKGNRILIRTFYVSIILLLVIVFYFLFITVFKKSYSFHNNIVIVSNYMYVFLVVAMLLFSFLKWREKAAAARIFFLSNFIPWLLMGYYAFLVILSVQITSQILNYLYAAVSLQVLFFSIALAQRFNLIKKQVAEKQLEKEQLERQKALEMQNLIAQKNAELEQKVVIRTKEIVSKNEELNQIIEELDVTNEKLQEAFGSLETQHLQITDSIRYALTIQEAVLPKAQVISQSLPQNAILFLPRNVVSGDFYWFADLGGRRTLLGVFDCTGHGVPGAFMSLISIQILNEIVFVKKINEPAAILAALQTAIYDRLRQEETQNKDGLDAALLLIDQVEKEVLFAGAKNPLYYLAHSKKEIQEEIQEEIMEIKGDNIFIGGESAQTASFTQHKLSFAQNKHTFFIASDGYQDQFGGEAAKKMMKKGFKNNLKAAAKLPIHEVDKFLYQRFQAWKKDEEQTDDVLVIALRLG, from the coding sequence ATGATGTCTAATTTTTGCAAAAAAATAAACCTAAATGTACTTATTTTTATAGGTACTTTGTTCGTTGGTCTTATTCTTCAAAAAGACGCACAAGGGCAGCATTTGGTATCGCCCCTTCAAATGCTAAATCCCGATTCTACGTACCACCTTGCCAAAAACCTGCATTTTTTCCCTTCCCCTGATGGCAAAGAAAAGATAGAACAAGTATCGGATTCGGCTTTTTTCGCTGCCAATTTTGGTGATACACTAATTTTAGAAGAAAAGCATCAATACATTTGGCTTTATTTTGAAGTAGAAAACCTAACTCCTCAAAGGCGTTGGTATTTGCAGGCAGACCAATACAAAGCCTTTTTGTATCAACAAATAGCCCCCCAAAAGTGGAAAGAGCAGATTTTTGGTTTCAATACCACTTGGGAAGAGGCAGCTAATATTTTTAGCAAATATGACTTACCTTTGGTTTTAGAGAAGGGGAAAAATGCTTTTTTTCTGAAAGCAGAAATAGAAAATTGTGGTTGTAGTTTTGACTTTCATCAGCGGCGAGCAAGGGCGTTTTTCATCGAGGCTGAACCTAAAATACTTAGTTTTTATGCAAAACAATATCTATTTGAAATATTTGTATTATCGGGAATTTTATTTCTTCTTATTTATAATTTTTTTATTGGCATTTATACACGCAGCCTCACCTACATTTTTTATACACTGACGACGGTAGGTTTTTGGTTTTATATATTGATAGGGTCTAATTTATTTAGAAATTCTTACTTAAACTGGTTTGATTATAAAAATATTTTAATATACCTCATGAATATTTCTGTGAGTTGTGCCGCGATTTTCTTTATTTTATTCGCGCTTTCATTTTTTCGCTTCAAAGGAAATCGCATCTTAATTAGGACATTTTATGTAAGTATCATACTTTTATTAGTGATTGTTTTTTATTTTTTATTTATTACTGTTTTTAAAAAAAGTTATTCATTTCATAATAATATAGTTATCGTATCTAACTATATGTACGTCTTTTTGGTAGTGGCGATGCTTCTTTTTTCATTTCTCAAATGGCGTGAAAAAGCGGCAGCAGCGCGTATTTTCTTCCTAAGCAATTTTATCCCTTGGCTTTTGATGGGATACTATGCCTTTTTGGTAATACTTTCAGTTCAAATAACGAGTCAGATACTAAATTATTTGTATGCGGCGGTGAGTTTGCAGGTCTTGTTTTTCTCTATTGCCTTAGCGCAGCGTTTTAATTTAATCAAGAAACAGGTAGCAGAAAAGCAGTTGGAAAAGGAGCAGCTCGAACGCCAAAAAGCCTTAGAGATGCAGAATTTAATCGCCCAGAAAAATGCGGAATTGGAGCAAAAGGTAGTCATTCGTACAAAAGAAATTGTTTCTAAAAATGAGGAATTAAATCAAATAATAGAAGAATTAGACGTAACAAATGAAAAGTTGCAGGAGGCTTTTGGCAGTTTGGAAACACAACATTTGCAAATAACGGATAGTATTCGTTATGCCCTTACGATTCAGGAGGCAGTTTTGCCCAAAGCGCAGGTTATTAGCCAAAGTTTGCCACAAAATGCCATTCTCTTTCTGCCTCGCAATGTTGTCAGTGGCGATTTTTATTGGTTTGCAGACTTAGGAGGGAGGCGCACTTTGTTGGGCGTTTTCGACTGCACAGGGCATGGCGTGCCGGGTGCTTTTATGAGCTTAATTAGTATTCAAATTTTGAATGAAATCGTTTTCGTCAAAAAAATCAATGAGCCTGCCGCCATCTTAGCAGCCTTGCAAACTGCCATTTATGATAGATTGCGACAGGAAGAAACCCAAAACAAAGACGGTCTGGACGCTGCCTTGCTTCTTATCGACCAAGTGGAAAAAGAAGTGCTTTTTGCAGGGGCAAAAAATCCGCTTTATTATTTGGCACACTCAAAAAAGGAAATACAGGAGGAAATACAAGAGGAAATCATGGAAATCAAGGGCGACAATATCTTTATCGGTGGCGAAAGTGCGCAAACGGCTTCTTTTACACAACACAAACTTTCCTTTGCCCAAAACAAACACACCTTTTTTATTGCCTCTGACGGCTACCAAGACCAATTTGGTGGGGAGGCTGCCAAAAAAATGATGAAAAAAGGTTTTAAAAACAACCTAAAAGCGGCTGCTAAGTTGCCCATTCACGAAGTAGATAAATTTTTATACCAAAGATTTCAAGCATGGAAAAAAGACGAGGAACAGACTGATGACGTTTTAGTCATTGCCTTGCGTCTTGGGTAG
- a CDS encoding AAA family ATPase, whose product MEKVIVKNFRAIKEAEIELKKITILIGEQATGKSTLAKVVHFFKTLKEELFKAALSQKELYNELNIRTFQLIARRKFYDLFGSTLHLDDFFISYHFNEESSMTLSLFPDKRLRVEFSEGMDISRLVEEAHHLKRFLIKENAVFNRYDKWQLEQEKEKHLNSLSLVLNAVFHNNQNDFLYLLPNRGATVAYAALFEKYLFESLQAAFRPNQQTAFRQKVFATDEALMLDFVRKVEIIRGIFYKYGGSFESLLQNFFTNKKDYLYILLSKINEILKGRYVLDNFGEKIFYDEEKYITLSDASLGQQEVIRLLQDFLVSVLEDSSVFRVLEKPEAGLSPNEQQQLIEALIFTANHNPDNQFLITTHSPYILHAFNNAMFAQKMAQQVAQDEASLYAIDAIVSESFWLNPNEVAVYALQSDQSPIESLINGETGLIARNYLDSTLDKLAQDFHDLNLIFQK is encoded by the coding sequence ATGGAAAAAGTAATCGTAAAAAACTTTCGTGCCATCAAGGAAGCGGAAATAGAACTAAAAAAAATCACGATTTTAATAGGCGAGCAGGCGACTGGAAAAAGTACCCTTGCCAAAGTTGTGCATTTCTTTAAGACCCTAAAAGAAGAACTATTTAAAGCTGCCCTTTCACAAAAGGAGCTTTACAACGAGCTTAATATCAGAACCTTTCAGCTGATTGCGCGAAGAAAGTTCTACGACCTTTTCGGCTCTACCCTGCATTTAGACGACTTCTTTATTTCGTATCATTTCAACGAAGAGTCGTCTATGACACTTTCGCTTTTCCCCGATAAGCGATTGCGCGTAGAATTTAGCGAAGGCATGGATATTAGCCGCTTGGTAGAGGAGGCGCATCATCTCAAACGTTTTCTTATCAAAGAAAATGCGGTCTTTAATCGTTACGACAAGTGGCAACTTGAACAGGAGAAAGAAAAGCACCTCAATAGCCTTTCGCTTGTCCTCAATGCGGTTTTTCACAACAACCAAAACGATTTCTTATACCTATTGCCCAATAGGGGAGCTACCGTTGCCTATGCAGCCCTTTTCGAAAAATACCTTTTTGAAAGCCTGCAAGCCGCTTTTCGCCCTAACCAGCAAACGGCATTTCGTCAGAAAGTCTTTGCTACCGACGAGGCTTTGATGCTCGATTTTGTTCGAAAGGTAGAAATCATCAGGGGCATTTTCTATAAATATGGAGGCAGCTTTGAAAGCCTACTTCAAAATTTCTTTACCAATAAAAAAGACTACCTTTATATTCTACTTTCAAAGATAAATGAAATCTTGAAAGGGCGTTATGTCTTAGATAATTTTGGTGAGAAGATATTTTATGACGAAGAAAAGTACATAACCCTTTCCGACGCTTCTTTGGGGCAGCAAGAGGTTATCAGACTTTTACAAGATTTTCTTGTATCGGTATTAGAAGATAGCAGTGTTTTCAGAGTTTTGGAAAAACCCGAAGCAGGGCTTTCTCCTAATGAGCAACAGCAACTTATTGAGGCTCTTATTTTCACTGCAAACCACAATCCCGACAATCAATTTCTTATCACAACGCACAGCCCCTATATCTTGCATGCCTTCAACAACGCCATGTTTGCACAAAAAATGGCGCAACAGGTAGCACAAGATGAGGCTTCTCTATATGCCATAGATGCGATTGTTTCGGAAAGTTTCTGGCTAAACCCCAACGAGGTAGCCGTCTATGCGCTGCAAAGCGACCAAAGCCCCATCGAGAGTCTTATCAACGGTGAAACAGGATTGATTGCCCGCAATTACCTCGATTCTACCTTAGATAAATTAGCACAAGATTTTCACGACTTGAATTTGATTTTCCAAAAATAA
- the gcvP gene encoding aminomethyl-transferring glycine dehydrogenase, with product MKINLHTHKTTFEARHNGIEVAENQALLAAIGASSIEQLIAETIPADIRLQKPLDLPAPLSEIEFLDDLKQIAAQNQVFRSFIGMGYYETLTPTVVLRNIMENPGWYTAYTPYQAEIAQGRLEMLINFQTLITDLTGLPIANASLLDEGTAAAEALRLLQVTVPKEKKNANQFFVSEKCHPQTIAVLKNRAEPLGIELLIGDWKKVDLTNANLFGAILQYPDTEGKVDNFTDFIAAANENKVRVALATDLLALALLPSAGTLGADVAFGSAQRLGVPMGYGGPHAAFFATKDEYKRQIAGRIIGISKDAQGNFAYRMALQTREQHIKREKATSNICTAQVLLAVMAAAYGVYHGAEGIRQIAERLHGFAKLTQIGLEKLDLEKFGMKVLHQNYFDTLTLHNTDLALQAKVREAAEAAQFNFRYYENGNIGIAFGERATVGDLQTIFDIFKTATQSATTFDLAQAAQNVEIAPQRAVDYLQHPVFKNHRTEHEMLRYLKRLENKDLSMVHSMISLGSCTMKLNATTEMIPVTWREFGGMHPFAPLEQAKGYQIILQNLEKWLCQATGFDAVSLQPNSGAQGEYAGLMTIRAYHIARGDSHRNIALIPTSAHGTNPASAVMAGMEVVLVKCDDNGNIDVADLRQKAEKYKDTLAALMVTYPSTHGVFEEAIREICQTIHDFGGRVYMDGANMNAQVGLTSPANIGADVCHLNLHKTFCIPHGGGGPGMGPIGVVKDLAPYLPSHPIIGTGGEAGIDPVSAAPYGSASILLISYAYIAMMGGEGLKRATERAILNANYLKNKLEGHYPVLYVGKNGRCAHEFILDCRNFKKTADIEVTDIAKRLMDYGFHAPTVSFPVAGTLMIEPTESETQAELDRFAEALIAIRLEIAEIEQGKADAQNNVLKNSPHTAALLLADEWHYPYSRQKAAYPLEWVRERKFWVSVSRIDNAYGDRNLICSCLPLEAYAEEAN from the coding sequence ATGAAAATCAATCTCCATACGCACAAAACTACTTTCGAAGCACGCCATAACGGTATTGAAGTGGCTGAAAATCAGGCACTTTTAGCTGCCATTGGCGCAAGTTCCATCGAGCAGCTTATCGCTGAAACTATTCCTGCCGATATTCGCCTGCAAAAGCCGCTGGATTTGCCCGCTCCGCTTTCAGAAATTGAATTTTTAGACGACCTCAAACAGATTGCCGCCCAAAATCAGGTCTTCCGTTCCTTTATTGGCATGGGATATTACGAAACCCTGACCCCGACAGTGGTGTTGCGCAATATCATGGAAAACCCCGGTTGGTACACTGCCTACACGCCCTATCAGGCAGAAATTGCACAGGGACGCTTGGAGATGTTAATTAACTTTCAGACCCTTATCACCGACTTGACAGGTTTGCCTATCGCCAATGCTTCCCTTTTAGACGAAGGCACAGCGGCGGCAGAGGCGTTGCGCCTTTTGCAGGTAACCGTTCCGAAAGAAAAGAAAAATGCAAACCAGTTTTTTGTGTCGGAAAAGTGCCACCCCCAAACGATAGCCGTTTTGAAGAATCGGGCAGAGCCTTTGGGAATAGAATTGCTTATCGGCGATTGGAAAAAAGTAGATTTGACCAATGCCAACCTTTTTGGGGCAATCTTACAATATCCCGACACAGAAGGAAAGGTAGATAATTTCACCGATTTTATCGCCGCCGCCAATGAAAACAAGGTACGTGTAGCCCTTGCCACTGACCTTTTAGCCTTAGCACTTTTGCCTTCGGCAGGCACTTTGGGTGCAGATGTAGCCTTCGGTTCGGCGCAGCGTCTGGGTGTGCCTATGGGCTATGGCGGTCCTCATGCCGCATTTTTTGCTACCAAAGATGAGTACAAACGCCAAATTGCAGGTAGAATTATTGGCATTTCGAAAGATGCACAAGGCAATTTTGCCTATCGCATGGCACTACAAACGCGCGAGCAGCACATCAAGCGCGAAAAGGCAACTTCTAATATCTGCACCGCGCAGGTGCTTTTGGCTGTAATGGCAGCCGCCTATGGTGTGTATCATGGGGCAGAGGGGATTCGCCAAATTGCAGAGCGTCTGCATGGTTTTGCCAAACTTACCCAAATCGGCTTGGAAAAATTAGATTTAGAAAAGTTTGGTATGAAAGTTTTGCACCAAAATTATTTCGATACCCTCACCCTTCATAATACCGACCTTGCCTTGCAAGCCAAAGTGAGAGAGGCGGCTGAGGCGGCACAATTCAATTTCCGTTATTACGAAAATGGAAATATCGGCATTGCTTTTGGCGAAAGAGCAACCGTAGGCGATTTGCAGACTATTTTCGACATCTTCAAAACGGCTACCCAATCCGCTACCACTTTTGATTTGGCGCAGGCAGCCCAAAATGTAGAAATTGCGCCACAAAGAGCCGTAGATTATCTGCAACACCCTGTCTTTAAAAACCATCGTACCGAACATGAAATGTTGCGCTATTTGAAGCGTTTGGAAAATAAAGACCTTTCTATGGTTCATTCGATGATTTCTTTGGGCAGTTGTACGATGAAACTCAACGCGACGACGGAAATGATACCCGTTACATGGCGTGAGTTTGGTGGCATGCACCCTTTCGCACCCTTAGAACAGGCAAAAGGCTACCAGATTATTCTACAAAACTTAGAAAAATGGCTCTGTCAAGCGACAGGTTTTGATGCCGTTTCTTTGCAGCCCAATTCGGGAGCGCAGGGCGAGTATGCAGGTCTGATGACCATTCGCGCCTATCATATCGCAAGGGGCGATTCGCACCGAAACATTGCCCTGATTCCTACCTCTGCCCATGGCACAAACCCCGCCAGTGCAGTGATGGCAGGCATGGAGGTTGTTTTGGTCAAATGCGACGACAACGGCAATATTGATGTAGCCGATTTGCGCCAAAAGGCTGAAAAATACAAAGATACCTTAGCAGCCCTGATGGTTACGTATCCTTCTACGCATGGCGTTTTCGAGGAGGCGATTCGCGAAATTTGTCAGACGATACATGATTTTGGCGGCAGAGTCTATATGGACGGCGCGAATATGAACGCCCAAGTAGGCTTGACAAGTCCTGCCAATATTGGTGCAGATGTGTGCCACTTGAATTTGCACAAAACGTTTTGTATTCCGCATGGGGGCGGCGGTCCGGGCATGGGACCTATCGGCGTTGTCAAAGACCTTGCGCCTTATCTGCCTTCTCACCCTATCATTGGCACAGGCGGCGAAGCAGGCATAGACCCTGTGTCGGCTGCGCCTTATGGCTCGGCTTCTATTTTGCTTATCTCTTATGCCTATATTGCTATGATGGGCGGCGAGGGTTTGAAACGTGCCACCGAACGCGCCATTCTCAATGCCAATTATCTCAAAAACAAACTAGAAGGACACTATCCTGTTCTTTATGTGGGCAAAAATGGCAGATGCGCACACGAATTTATTTTGGATTGTAGAAACTTCAAAAAAACTGCCGATATTGAAGTAACTGACATCGCCAAACGCTTAATGGATTACGGCTTTCATGCCCCAACGGTATCTTTCCCTGTGGCAGGAACGCTGATGATTGAGCCTACCGAAAGCGAAACACAGGCAGAATTAGACCGTTTTGCCGAAGCCCTGATTGCCATTCGTTTGGAGATTGCTGAAATAGAACAAGGCAAGGCAGACGCACAAAACAATGTCTTGAAAAATTCGCCTCATACGGCGGCTCTCCTATTGGCAGACGAGTGGCACTACCCTTATAGCCGTCAGAAAGCGGCTTATCCTTTGGAATGGGTACGCGAGCGCAAGTTCTGGGTCAGTGTAAGCCGTATCGATAATGCCTATGGTGATAGAAATTTGATATGCAGCTGTTTGCCTTTGGAGGCTTATGCCGAAGAAGCGAATTAA